A single region of the Vidua macroura isolate BioBank_ID:100142 chromosome 12, ASM2450914v1, whole genome shotgun sequence genome encodes:
- the LOC128813540 gene encoding cytochrome P450 1A4, whose protein sequence is MLKAAMWPAGSPGAVSASEVLLVAATFCLVFLVLQRLRQAVPEGLRRPPGPRGYPVLGNVLELRKDTHLALTRLSRRYGDVMEVRIGTRPVLVLSGLDTIRQALVKQGEDFMGRPDLYSFHYISNGQSLAFSPDSGEVWKARRKLAQSALKSFSIAPSPTLSSSCLLEEHVSKEAEYLVTKFLQLMEEEKRFDLNQYLVVSVANVICAMCFGKRYEHEDRELLSLVNLGNEFGEVAGSGHPADFIPVLRYLPSRTMELFKDINRRFNAFVQKIVQEHYSSFDKEHIRDITDSLIGHCQEKSVGEDAHVQLSNEKIIHIVNDLFGAGFDTVATALSWSLMYVALYPDVQRKIQEELDRTIGRERRPRLSDRGSLPYTEAFILEMFRHSSFLPFTIPHSTTKATVLNGFYIPKDTCVFINQWQVNHDETLWKEPSAFKPERFLSPAGTELSRTESEKVLSFGLGKRRCIGETIGRWEIFLFLTTLLQQLRFSLRPGEHVDITPQYGLTMKYKKCEAFQIQQRFPVGGSL, encoded by the exons ATGCTGAAGGCTGCCATGTGGCCGGCGGGGAGCCCCGGCGCGGTGTCGGCCAGcgaggtgctgctggtggccgCCACGTTCTGCCTGGtgttcctggtgctgcagcGGCTGCGGCAGGCCGTGCCCGAGGGGCTGCGGAGGCCGCCGGGCCCGCGGGGCTATCCCGTGCTGGGCAACGTGCTGGAGCTGCGCAAGGACACGCACCTGGCGCTGACGCGGCTGAGCCGGCGCTACGGGGACGTGATGGAGGTGCGCATCGGCACCCGGCCCGTGCTGGTGCTCAGCGGGCTGGACACCATCCGGCAAGCCCTGGTCAAGCAAGGAGAGGACTTCATGGGGCGCCCCGACCTCTACAGCTTCCACTACATCTCCAACGGGCAGAGCCTGGCGTTCAGCCCCGACTCCGGGGAGGTGTGGAAGGCGCGCAGGAAGCTGGCCCAGAGCGCCCTGAAGAGCTTCTCCATCGCCCCCAGCCCCACGCTGtcctccagctgcctgctggaggAGCACGTCTCCAAGGAGGCCGAGTACCTGGTCACCAAGTTCCTGCAGCtgatggaggaggagaagaggttCGACCTTAACCAGTACCTGGTGGTGTCGGTGGCCAACGTCATCTGTGCCATGTGCTTCGGCAAGCGCTACGAGCACGAGGACCgggagctgctcagcctggtgAACCTGGGCAACGAATTTGGGGAGGTGGCCGGGAGCGGCCACCCCGCCGACTTCATCCCCGTGCTGCGCTACCTCCCCAGCCGCACCATGGAGCTCTTCAAGGACATCAACCGGCGCTTCAATGCCTTCGTGCAGAAAATTGTGCAGGAGCATTACAGCAGCTTTGACAAG GAGCACATCCGGGACATCACGGACTCGCTGATCGGGCACTGCCAGGAGAAGAGCGTCGGGGAGGACGCCCATGTCCAGCTCTCCAATGAGAAGATCATCCACATCGTCAACGACCTCTTTGGGGCAG GCTTTGACACGGTGGCAACTGCCCTGTCCTGGAGCCTCATGTACGTTGCCTTGTACCCCGACGTCCAGAGGAAGATCCAGGAAGAGCTGG ACCGGACCATCGGGCGGGAGAGGCGGCCGCGGCTGTCGGACCGGGGCTCGCTGCCCTACACGGAAGCCTTTATCCTGGAGATGTTCAGGCAttcctccttcctgcccttcaCCATCCCACACAG CACAACAAAAGCCACGGTGCTGAACGGCTTCTACATCCCCAAGGACACCTGCGTGTTCATCAACCAGTGGCAAGTGAACCACGATGA gaCCCTTTGGAAGGAGCCCTCAGCCTTCAAGCCCGAGCGGTTCCTGAGCCCGGCGGGGACGGAGCTGAGCCGGACGGAGAGCGAGAAGGTGCTGTCTTTCGGGCTGGGCAAGCGGCGCTGCATCGGCGAGACCATCGGCCGCTGGGagatcttcctcttcctcaccacgctgctgcagcagctgcggTTCAGCCTGCGGCCCGGGGAGCACGTGGACATCACCCCCCAGTACGGGCTGACCATGAAGTACAAGAAGTGCGAGGCCTTCCAGATCCAGCAGCGTTTCCCCGTCGGGGGCTCGCTGTGA